GATGGATGCTTTTGCTGGACAAGATCTTGCTTTTAACCTGTGGCAGGTAGGGGATGATTGACATTTGGAATCCACGAGATTCTACCGTGCCCGAAAGTTAACGGCTCCCGAAAAAGCCACGTCGTACCAGTACTTGGCTGATCCGGCTGCTGCCACATCGGGAAATCTGCATCCTATGCTCCACAACGTGGGATCACTGTGGGTCAGCATGgccgtcacatgatggccggatggtttgcaggcttgcagccatTTCTTTTTGAAGGAAAACTATACTGTGACTGCTACTGCTAGCCGTTGGGGCAGATGATGGCAGGGTGATCCTCTCTGCTATGCTAAAGTGTGTGAACCATCTGAGTGTCTTCATTTCTGTAGTTGCGATTCCAAGATCGGCAAACGCTTCCTTATATAATCTAGCTAGTCCTGCAACAAGAATGGTTAGATGCTGTTGATAATCCAACCGAAAGAACCCATAGGCACTATAATTAGTCCGTCAACTAGTGTGAGCTCTACACGTCCTACGCTACTAAAGTGTACTAGATCTACAAAAGAAGATCTTTTTCCAATAAAATTATGTGTATTATTAGATAATAAAAGTGTACTAGGTCTAGTGTGCTACGCGTCCAATGATAACAAGACAGCAATAGGTTATTAAGATTGTGGGTTGATACGGCCCAGTCACATCGGTTTCCAGTACTGTGGGTCCCATATTGCATTGGATGCCGTTGATTTAGTCTAGCGGTTCTAGAACTTATTGGAACACGCTAGAGCGATCATTTGATTGATGCTTACCTTACAAGCAATCAATGACACAGAGAACTAATAAGGTCATCTTGAACGTCAAATAATCACATATTTTATGTTGTGTTTATTATTGATAATTTATTGGAAAAATCGTTATATATTTTGATAAACTCATATtttaatatttacaaataatttggagaaaaaaaattgtgccgCCTCTATCTACCATGAAACGGTTTTTTCTATGAATGCATAATGACACGTCAGCGATCCGCACATCTGCAGCTCTCTGCCAACCAGCGTCAAGCACACGGATCGTGTGCTTTCTCAAACTAACTCTATCATTCTTCGTGTTTGGATACgaagtactaaactttaggaggatcatatcggatgttcggacgctaattagaaggactaaacatgagctaattacaaaactaactgcagaacccctatactaattcgcgagacgaatctattaagcctaattaatccatgattagcacatgtttattgtagcagcacattgtcaaaacatggactaattaggcttaatagattcatctcgcgaattagactccatttgtgcaattagttttataattaaattatatttaatgctcctaattagtattccaACATCTGGTGTGACATGTACTAAAATTTAGGAGGGTATTTTCAAACACCCCTTAGTCAGTCGCATTGTTTCCTTCGCTGAACAAACAACTGCCTAGTCAGATCCGGACTATTCGCCTACGGGCCGATTGCCCCAACGATTCTCTCTCACAATTCGCTAGCGGCTCGCGCCAAAGTTCATTCTGCACTTAAACCATATGTGTTGGGAATTGGATGAACCATCTATAACAACTCTATAAGTAACTGCAATTGGTCTAGAATGCTCAAAATTTAATGAAAATGGTTTGGGCTAGTTTAGTCTGTTATAACCATCTAACTTGGGGCTCTCAACTTATTACACtaccaaaaataaaatatattctATATTTCTACACCGTTGTTGGTTCATTTATATTCTAGTTGTGTTACTAAGAATAACACTCAACTGATACAAAACCTCTGGTTTTCATCGGAGGTAAGGTACCGAGCAGCAACTAGCTAGTACTCGAGATCTTCGATTCTCACATGTAGATGGTCCATACCGTACTCATGCTTAGGCTGCAAAAACCATGCCTTATTGGCTCACGCGACAGTTCTCGCTCACGTGTGCATGTCTCATGGTACAGGATATTAACAAGTGACCGTACGAGCAGCTTCTTGGCCTGCTAAAAATAGCTCGTAAAGTCACGCTAAAAAGACGGACCTAGCAGTGCTTCTCTACGGCTAGACCTCTTGTCCTCGATCGTTCAATCCATCGATAATGTATCAAGTAATCAAGCAATTAGTAGTCCGTCTAGTTTTACGAGTTGTACTTGGTCAAGCTTTACTCCATGAATATCTTCAATCAGGGTATCAGAGTCTTAACATATATTCCATGGCAAAACGCAGTACATGCATGAATACCACATCAACCACACATAACACTTCGATAAACCTAAAAGAATCTGTAGCCTGGATACTCTGCTCTTTTTGAGAACTTTACATGAGAAGAGGATAAGGACCCCTAAATACAAAGCAAATTGGAGCAAATAAGGAAAGGAACCTATTAATCTGCTGCTAAAATTGTCATAACGTCCTTGTCAGTGTATGAAAAGTTTGCTTGAGAACGTCCTGAGAAGGCTTTAATGATTCTTCCTTTCTCCATTATTTTATAAAACCACATGGTAGAAAAGAGTGCAAAAATCATCAAACTTACTTTAATATAAGTGGCTAATAATACAGACCATTCATGCCACTATACCctctttccttttctccttATTCAGAAACAATATATATCTCTCACGGGTagatcctcaacaaaaatctcgaaaCAAATTggacccggaactaaagaggCTTTAATCCCAGGTCTAAATTTCGTAGTCCATGGAGACCTTCACGGGTgactacaaaaggatagcatcccctacttaGTTAGATGTGTTgggtaggtgagatggtaaggaagttACACGTGAGGCAAAAGgttgtgggtttgaatcccacacACCCGCGCATGCTCATATTTCCCGAGAATTTCTAATAGTTTTTTTGaataaccaggactaaaggttaGTACCTTTAATTCCAAACTTAGTTGGGAAAATTGAGCTCTTTGAGGTTTTCCAACCAGACTAAAGCccatttctctactagtgtctcGAACAGAAAGAGAAGTATTCTTACTATACTTCTCTGCGTAAACTTGACTAAGTAGTTTAACTCTATTACTCACATTTTATCTCTCATACTCACATCTTATTGCCAGCTGATCGTAGCTCTCATTCACTTAGAGAGAAGAAGAGTGATACCGCCTTTGAACGCGGTAGGGTATTACAGATGGTCATTTGATTTATAATTTGCTCCACTGGATGGGAGTGAGCTTTCTTATTTGGGTGATGTGAAGCCCCATGGCGGCATCATGTTAGCTTGGTTCATGTGATTAGTACGACCCAATTGCAATATAATAGGTATTGTGTGATCAGcgctacaatttttatatttcACTAGTAGAAATGACCGTGTTGCTGCGGatccttacttgctctcacgttattattcgcttgttcCTAATGTGTTGGCTTCacttcacaatatgttggtgcgtTATCCCAGTATAgtagtgtcgttgtcaagattaaagactaagactagtaaatttcttttatgcgcgtaaggcttcggatggtggcgtgggagacacgggatttagactggttcggacAAGGAAAAGCCCTACGttcagtatgaggagctgcttgtGTTGGTCACGCGGGgtctatagtaggggttacaggagggcgagagagggagctggtcccaagtctcttgggtgtgcactgatgctctaatggTGAGTGTGTATCTTCTCTTTTCTTGAGAGTCCCCTGTCTCaaggcccctggttctccttttatagcacgAGGAGGACAccagggttacaggtgagaccgggtgtgtggagaagtaaaagagataagctaagctaagtaaaatacaaggggAAGGATCAAGTTCcaaggccgccgcctcctgctccggccctCAGATCCTGTCGGCGCGTCCACCGAGGGAGGACGGCTGCcctcggatcctgtcgacgatctccccGGTGACCGTTGCCGCCgaacatgatgatggtgttcggtcgtggTGACTGTGCACGTCGGGGGGAGGCGGCTGATCCTGTTATCTCGCTGATGGCCCGTGGGACACGAACGTCGCGTCCCTGCCGCTGGATGTgtggggcgcgagaacgggcggggcttcttcctgtgccgggcggcgcaagtcatgagtgccctgtagcaaATCAGgagagccgcggccactgtagcttGTGCTGCGTGGTCGTGCTTGGGTACTTCTGGTGGGTCACgtcgggggcgggggcgcctttctgcgcgccagagccccggcgtatttatggcgagatcagcagggggcccacgagatccgcatTCTTATCTtccagtctgcgcccgaggcggatacttgtcttgtgggcccgaatgagtccgaccccctatgccctgggtcgggcgaggcggagtcttgcggcgaggggtcgggcgctcccgaccctgggatcgcggatcgggcgaggcggagtctgcCATCAAGGGATCGGgggtgtccgaccccggggcactgggtcgggcgaggcggagcggggcgctcccctcccatgttgggccgacggcagtcttCCTTACTGCAGGTGGGCCTGgaccttcatgattgttgttttaatgggcattaggaggtcattaatatttcccccaacaagtagtagaagatatttgtgggtggtttgatgACATTTGTTTATTACAtgggacccacacatggaaataaaaaatcaCCACTTAACATCCGCTCTATCCATTTATTCGATTTCCCCTGTACTCGTCGTCATATAGCCAGTTGCTGCCTCTTCGTCCATCGATGCCACCCGCATCTTGCCCCATCCTCGTCGTCGCCCaggcgctgcgcatcttgccgtcctcgctgtcgcccaggcaagcgctcgtcctccctgtgcctagcctcattcccaCTTCGAGCACTAGGCCACAGCACCTCTGGCCGCCATGAGCTGGAGTgcgttctcctcttcttctcgtttccatccacctcccttctataatccactccaaatcattccaatcaagtgcaaaatcgagcccccaattgctagatgtggaggCCTTAGTTCCGAATCTGAAGGGGATGAACGTTATTGAGAGGGGGGTGTGAGGTCCCGGCCTCTGCCCCTATTTGCGTTGCCTACCGACTGCCGCTGCCCCCCTCCCTGGCGCCATGCCCTCGCTGGCACATCGCTCTACTTGGTTGACTGCAAGGAGGCACTCGGCTCCTTGtttcctttcccttcctcctctccccttcacCCCTTAGGTCCAGGTGGCGGGTAGGGTGTGCAGCCCGGGTGAGCAGTTGCCCGCCAGGGCGAGCGGCGGTAGATTAACATCACTCTAGCTAGTCGTTTTGTATGGGTGTGGAGGCGTGGTCAAAGCCCAAAAGCCAGTGTAAAACCGTTGGATGGTTGATGATTGACAACAGACTAGAGGGCAGCTGACCACTATTATCCGCTAAGCAACGAAAGTGAAAACAAGAGGGGAATGTGACGATCATGGCACGGACGACCAGAAGCTACCATCATCCATCATCATGATCTCGTTCAGCCTGTCCCAGATGTCCTGCTCCTTCGGCACCGGCCTCGCGCCGTgctgcccggccgccgccgccgcaagagcCACATGCACCGGCGAGGACGCGTTCGACCCGCAAGTCTCATGCAGGCTCTCGAGCAGCGGCTAtggcaggtggtggtggcggtggtacgTCGAGGTCAGCGCCCAAAAAGGTGCGGGCGCGGGGGCTGCGTCGTCAGGGAAGTTGAGCTTGGCGTGGTGGCCTCGGAACTCGATGGCGGCGATGTCGTAGGCGTGCGGCGTCCTTGGCGGTGTCGAAGGTGCTGAGCCACTTGTGCATGGCGCAGTGCGGGCCGCCCACTTGCCCTACGGCCACCGCTGCACGCCGCGGTACTTGCTcaccctccccctccgccgccgccgcagcttgcCCACgcccccggcgacggcggcgcagcGAGACGCGGCCTAGTCCCCTCCGTCGTCGTTGTCACTACTCGACCCGGTCCCGCCGTGGCGAGGAGCTCGCAGCCACCACCAGCGTGCCCGTCCGCGCCGCACGTGGTGCAGGCGCGCGCCGCGGGAGCTGCAACGGccaattgcagtaaagtttggggATCTTTTTGTAAAATTGTCAAGACATATTCCAAGGACTGTGAGTTGAtacgaaaaagttgaggaactTTTTTCCAAAATAACCACAACGGTTGGAAGCAACAACCACcgtactttaatattaggtatagaatAGATATATGTACATCTTAATTTAGTACCTGTTTAATTATTTAGACTGTGTCTATTATATTGTTGAAGATTGGCACTTATGCTGTGAGAAGCTCAGGTACACACATGACCTCAATGTCTGCTCAGATGGATAGACAGATATATATCAGAAAGTCTGACCTCACCAAGACATGATAATTTAATTTAAACCATCCTGATTCACCACCTTGCACCTTGCTACATGTGTATATATGATTAAGTTTTATCTCCTTAATTGTCAAGTTTGAAGGAAATATCTGTTccattattttttgaaaaatgttccATTTTCAATTGTTGACTAGTTGTACTCATGTCATGTAAACACAATCTGTACACTGATCAAATGGTAGACATATATAATTAGTTCGTCCCTGGTGCTCGTGGCCAGCTGTATATATTGGGCAGCCAGAAGTTCTATTTTTACGTAAGGTACAACGGCTAAGAATgatgagtgttttttttataagTAATGtagctccttttttttttgaaaaaaagttgCCGGGTGATCTACAGTAGTGATGCTGTAGGAAATTTTTAGAAGCTGACCATGTCGATGTATATATATCATCCCTgctaatagtttttttttctgtgccATTATATGATGCAAGCGCGCGCACCACCATCATACCCGCATGCGCGCGCACACCCACACTCAGACATCCGCGAGTGCGCATTTCGTCACACTTATACTACAAATGATAAAGGTATTAGCAAAAAAACAAGGATTTGAGGAGGTTGTAACTTAGGACACACGTGTAGATGCCGAGGTGACGTTTAGGCACAGCATAAGATATGGTGCAGTTTGGCAATGCGCGTTTACTTTAACTTTTTTGTGCGCGCAACCAATTTCAGGcatccctccctttctttccaGAAGATTCCAAGTCCCATGGTTACCACCATTAGTTTAGCATTTCCATTAAATTAACCCATCCTGGCGACCCTAGCCAATGGGGAGGGAAATCTCTCCTCCTTTGATTTCCTTGCTAAATAAAGGAAGGAAAGCAACTAAAGGAAAGCCAACTTGCAAAGCCACCAGCAAAGAACTAATCTCTCCCTCGTCTTCTTGTTCCTCTCTCTACTCCCCTCCAATAATTCGCCTATCTGGGAAACCAGCTGGGAGCCCTCTCCTTCCAGAGCTCCGGCAGGCCTGGTTCCCATTctctgtttctctctctccattgCTATCCGTGCGTGCCTGCAAGATCGGCCAGAGCTTGAAGGATGGGGCGGGGCAAGATAGTGATCCGCCGGATCGACAACTCCACGAGCCGGCAGGTGACGTTCTCCAAACGGCGGAACGGGATCTTCAAGAAGGCGAGGGAGCTCGCCATCCTCTGCGACGCGGAGGTCGGGCTGGTCATATTCTCCAGCACCGGCCGCCTCTACGAATACGCCAGCACCAGGTCATAACTGATTCCATGGAACTCACGCATAGCTTTTAATAATTTGCCTGCTTTTCGGCCTGCAATTTATGCTTTCGATCCTTCTGATTTTATTTGCTCAGGAGGTATATGTGAGGTTTTTGCCCGTGAATTTTCATTCTTGCTGGAAAACTTAATTACCTGCATACTCAATTTGAATCGAATGGAGTTCCTCGAGTTAtcacatatatatgtatatttgcAGCCGCTGCTGGCCAGTGGCTATATATATACCCAGGGTTTGACAAGAATAGTTTGACAGTGGTTGATATGGACCTCTTAACTTCAGATTTATAAAAAGTTTTTCAGATTTTCGGATTTGATATGCTTTGGGTATGTCAATTTTATCGAGGATATCACTAAAATTCCTCATCTTCACCTAGTACTCCAACCATCGTCATTGCTGCCTTTACACTACTACAGATATAGTCATCCACAACGGCCTATCACCACCGATTTAACTAAAACTGGCGGTGATATAGCATCACAGCTGGTTTAAATGGTCCACAGCCCTACATCATTTAGAACTGGCAGTGAAAACTACTTTCACCGTCGGTTGGTGTTGTAACCCGACGGTGATGCTATCACAGCCAGCTTTTAATAGCATCCGGCGGTGGTACTTCGGACACGGATCCAAAATAAAATTGCAATGCAGTTGAGTCGAGCTCCCTTGAGTCCAGCCCACCAACCCCACCACCCCGACGCCCACCCGCCCTATCTCtccgctccccttctccctcctcccctctctctcccctccccgaccgccgcccgcccccctcTCTCGGCCCTTCTCCGGTCCCCTTCTCCCTTCgccacccctctcctccccctccgctcgctCCTCTCCTCGTGGCTgtagtgaggagcggcggcagggggAGGCGTGGAGGCGATCAATGGGGTCAAGGGCCACGGCTCGATGAcggggcgaggcgaggcgtggcggTGCCCTGCTCGTCTAGGAGCTGCGGCGGGGTGAGGGGATGCAGTTGCAGCGGCGGGGCAAGGGGATCCAGTTGCGACGGTGGGGCGAGatccagtggcggcggcggtgaggggatccagctgcggcggcggggcgagatCCAGCTGTGGTGGCGGGGCGAGATCTAGTGGCGGCGGTTGTATGTCCTCTCTGTCTCAGATCCAGTGGACAATTGGGTGGTGGCGGGCGTGGGGCTCAGGCTGCAGTGAGCGCGGTAGCGCAAGCATTGGTGACGGCAAGCACTGCTGCCGACGGGGCCACTGGGGGCAAGGCGCCGGCGGGGTAAGGGGCCCagcatctttttattttttttgttttcgaaAAAGGCCATCGCCATTGGTTCCGAAACCAGCGGTGATGGGGAGTTGGGGGCGGCAGTGATATAGGATTGTGtagtagtgctagttgatgTGCGATATTAGGGTTGCCGTTTGCTCAGTCCGACCTTAGATCTAGAAGTGGAGCCCTGCCTTGGCGGCGGTATGCGTAGATATGGATGggatgaggaggaggtcgaTTGGTGATTTAGGTCAGGCACTCTGATTTGGGAGATGGCGGCTATAAGAGTGGCAATCTAGCGGTGTGGTTGACAATTAGAATTGAAACAAAAGGAGAGGATGTGACGGATGTGGGACCTGGTTGCCATGTGCACGGAAGAGGCCACTTGCACCCTCTATCATAATCAGGAGCGCTAGATGAGTTGGTTGTGATCCACGATGATGGTGCCAACTAGATTCATGGCGGCAGTGCAGATTTAAGAGTAGGCGGCTATGGCACCAACATGAGTGAAGAGGGTGAGGGATACAGGTGGAAGTATGTATTCAAGTGGTGACAAGGAGATCCATACTACTAGATCTAGATTTGAGTTTTTTTAGAAGTAATTGTTTATAGACATACCTTTATGTATTCATGTCAAGGTTTTCAACTCAATATGCTAGATACCAAAAATATAGATATGGCTTGTATCTCTTTTGTTTATCTGTGCGCACATATATATATGGTGGCATTCATCCGTAGAATAACTTATACCTTTTCTACGGTTATCTTTCGAAAAGAAAGTCGTGTATTTGTCTTAGTTAATTCAGTTTGCCTATCTACAGTATCAAGAaacttttttcttatttatccATGATTCTCATCGGTACTGTGTTGTCTTTGTGCAGCATGAAGTCGGTAATTGATCGATACGGCAGAGCGAAGGAGCAGCAGCAACTTGTGGCTAACCCCAATACAGAGCTTAAGGTATGTCTTTATAAGCGAGGTCAACAGAAATTAGCTAAATGTTGATCAATTGCATCACATCGTTTTAATTTTCAATAGCACTAGGTTGGTTTTCTGCtgatttttgtgtttcttagaCTTTCTATTAAGGATTTAGCAAACAACATCCTGGGGTATCAATGGCAAAAGTAATGAATAAATTAACTAGATAAGCTGCAATTCGTCTAAAGAAAATGTAGGGACAAGATATATCAGACATTGGTTGTAGTTGTGCAGCCATAATATTTTGTCTACACTTCATGATAGTAGCATTAGAAATGCTGTGCTCAGATCTGAACTGAACCATCATTAAACTAATACTTGAAAGGACGTTACACTGCAGCATCCATATGCATCTCTATCGGAAAACGATTTTATGTCTCCTCCTCTATAAGcacacaatatatatatatctttctACAAATAATAAAAGTTCATCGATCTGTACAAATATACAAAGTTAGATTTTGTAACTGTTTAACAGGAAAATAAGGTTACGGTTACGGTTACACTTATATCAGACAGGTAGCGCTGTCCTAAGTTTCAAACATGTGACAGTAACCAGCCTGTTACTGCTAATAATTAATATAACTTGGAAAATGCATGGCAAC
This portion of the Setaria viridis chromosome 7, Setaria_viridis_v4.0, whole genome shotgun sequence genome encodes:
- the LOC117863511 gene encoding MADS-box transcription factor 27 isoform X2, with amino-acid sequence MGRGKIVIRRIDNSTSRQVTFSKRRNGIFKKARELAILCDAEVGLVIFSSTGRLYEYASTSMKSVIDRYGRAKEQQQLVANPNTELKFWQREAASLRQQLHNLQENHRQLMGQDLSGLGVKELQNLENQLEMSLRCIRTKKVSVLTIFYPLTDCFIQKYN